From a single Nothobranchius furzeri strain GRZ-AD chromosome 9, NfurGRZ-RIMD1, whole genome shotgun sequence genomic region:
- the LOC107381736 gene encoding uncharacterized protein isoform X2: protein MITCVKITLFIYMSVGVQRSSHSGVRAAAEAHNPVTPPVTETGCQNRRGRDKGRAFYRIPQDPERRQRWIIAMKRVSPQAKTKLWDPASKCFRLCSDHFISGKKSDHPLSPDYIPSIFKHVSSPEKKRRRRQLDLFIRRQKSRRQRREQAKSASATISHSSQLLIQQDSCEDGILQPPAADHAEEAPVKELTQNEGHVTIRKGLSFPPVETCTSCCPPGLYHCPFCSPAFFKPTTRSKVMFHLESHFRRAHIVGEFTIHRCGLECLKKPHYHCLYCLMPIRSQPNFSRHFSVCQERQKLMVEEQPVALTTGGESMDSLCKMESDDNEIEEKHRVESCTQAASQSAASVRTHSQPSPSKRDKMIQTNIEKPQDCDEFYFMGLVKLFKKLSPNKKAEVRMKMERILFEAEFI, encoded by the exons atgattacgtgcgttaaaattacgttatttatttatatgagcgtcggcgttcagagatcttctcattccggtgtgagagcagcggcTGAAGCAcacaacccggtaacaccaccagtaaCAGaaactg gatgccagaacagacgcggacgagataagggaagagccttctacaggattccccaagatccggaacgccgccaACGTTGGATCATCGCCATGAAACGTGTTAGCCCCCAGGCTAAAACGAAGCTGTGGGATCCAGCTAGTAAATGTttccgcttatgcagcgaccacttcatatcag ggaAAAAGAGTGATCACCCTCTCTCTCCTGACTACATCCCATCCATCTTCAAACATGTGTCATCCCCAGagaaaaagagaagaagaaggcagTTAGATTTGTTCATCAGGAGACAGAAGAGCAGACGCCAAAGAAGAGAACAAGCAAAGTCAGCATCTgctacaatcagtcattcatctcaACTTCTAATTCAGCAGGACTCATGTGAAGATGGCATCCTACAGCCTCCTGCAGCTGATCATGCAGAGGAAGCCCCTGTAAAGGAATTGACTCAGAATGAA GGCCATGTTACCATCCGGAAGGGTCTGTCTTTTCCTCCAGTGGAGACATGCACCAGCTGCTGCCCACCAGGCCTCTACCACTGTCCTTTTTGTTCACCAGCCTTTTTCAAGCCGACAACACGCTCCAAGGTCATGTTCCACTTGGAGAGCCATTTCAGGAGAGCCCATATTGTTGGAG AGTTCACAATCCATAGATGTGGACTGGAGTGTTTGAAGAAGCCGCATTACCACTGTCTTTACTGCCTAATGCCAATAAGAAGCCAGCCAAATTTCAGCAGGCACTTTTCCGTCTGCCAGGAAAGGCAGAAGTTGATGGTTGAGGAACAACCGGTGGCATTGACGACAGGAGGTGAAAGCATGGATTCATTGTGTAAAATG GAAAGCGACGATAACGAGATTGAGGAAAAACACCGAGTAGAAAGCTGCACCCAGGCTGCGTCACAATCCGCGGCAAGTGTGAGGACACACTCGCAGCCTTCTCCGTCCAAACGTGACAAAATGATTCAAACCAACATCGAAAAGCCTCAAGACTGTGACGAGTTTTACTTCATGGGCTTGGTGAAGCTGTTTAAAAAGCTGTCTCCTAACAAAAAGGCTGAGGTGAGGATGAAAATGGAGAGGATCCTGTTTGAAGCTGAGTTTATATAA
- the LOC107381736 gene encoding uncharacterized protein isoform X4: MKRVSPQAKTKLWDPASKCFRLCSDHFISGKKSDHPLSPDYIPSIFKHVSSPEKKRRRRQLDLFIRRQKSRRQRREQAKSASATISHSSQLLIQQDSCEDGILQPPAADHAEEAPVKELTQNEGHVTIRKGLSFPPVETCTSCCPPGLYHCPFCSPAFFKPTTRSKVMFHLESHFRRAHIVGEFTIHRCGLECLKKPHYHCLYCLMPIRSQPNFSRHFSVCQERQKLMVEEQPVALTTGGESMDSLCKMESDDNEIEEKHRVESCTQAASQSAASVRTHSQPSPSKRDKMIQTNIEKPQDCDEFYFMGLVKLFKKLSPNKKAEVRMKMERILFEAEFI, translated from the exons ATGAAACGTGTTAGCCCCCAGGCTAAAACGAAGCTGTGGGATCCAGCTAGTAAATGTttccgcttatgcagcgaccacttcatatcag ggaAAAAGAGTGATCACCCTCTCTCTCCTGACTACATCCCATCCATCTTCAAACATGTGTCATCCCCAGagaaaaagagaagaagaaggcagTTAGATTTGTTCATCAGGAGACAGAAGAGCAGACGCCAAAGAAGAGAACAAGCAAAGTCAGCATCTgctacaatcagtcattcatctcaACTTCTAATTCAGCAGGACTCATGTGAAGATGGCATCCTACAGCCTCCTGCAGCTGATCATGCAGAGGAAGCCCCTGTAAAGGAATTGACTCAGAATGAA GGCCATGTTACCATCCGGAAGGGTCTGTCTTTTCCTCCAGTGGAGACATGCACCAGCTGCTGCCCACCAGGCCTCTACCACTGTCCTTTTTGTTCACCAGCCTTTTTCAAGCCGACAACACGCTCCAAGGTCATGTTCCACTTGGAGAGCCATTTCAGGAGAGCCCATATTGTTGGAG AGTTCACAATCCATAGATGTGGACTGGAGTGTTTGAAGAAGCCGCATTACCACTGTCTTTACTGCCTAATGCCAATAAGAAGCCAGCCAAATTTCAGCAGGCACTTTTCCGTCTGCCAGGAAAGGCAGAAGTTGATGGTTGAGGAACAACCGGTGGCATTGACGACAGGAGGTGAAAGCATGGATTCATTGTGTAAAATG GAAAGCGACGATAACGAGATTGAGGAAAAACACCGAGTAGAAAGCTGCACCCAGGCTGCGTCACAATCCGCGGCAAGTGTGAGGACACACTCGCAGCCTTCTCCGTCCAAACGTGACAAAATGATTCAAACCAACATCGAAAAGCCTCAAGACTGTGACGAGTTTTACTTCATGGGCTTGGTGAAGCTGTTTAAAAAGCTGTCTCCTAACAAAAAGGCTGAGGTGAGGATGAAAATGGAGAGGATCCTGTTTGAAGCTGAGTTTATATAA
- the mfge8a gene encoding lactadherin isoform X1: MNRPGNRTSEVLGALVLLLFFYSVRGDYCEVNLCHNGGTCVTGVGDDPFICICADGFGGDTCNLTETGPCSPNPCKNDGSCEVIAPTRRGDVFSEYLCRCQSGFEGVHCQINVNDCANQPCKNGGTCRDLDGDYTCHCPSPYVGKQCQLRCISLLGMEGGAIIESQISSSSVHYGVLGLQRWGPELARLNNQGIVNAWTSASHDRNPWIEINMQKKIRLTGIITQGASRMGAAEFIKAFKVASSLDGFSYITYKGDSLRRDQVFVGNSDNDGTKTNMFDPPIVAQYIRIVPVVCRRACTLRMELVGCELNVRSNTAGCSEPLGMKSRLISDEHLTASSTFRTWGIDTFTWHPQFARLDKAGKTNAWSPAQNNRSEWIQVDLGKTKRLTGIITQGAKDFGVVQFVSEFKVAYSDNGEVWSMVKDENSGEDKLFQGNTDNNTHKKNIFEAPFYARFVRVVPWEWHERITLRMELLGCDD; the protein is encoded by the exons ATGAACCGACCTGGGAACAGAACCTCTGAGGTTCTGGGAGCTTTAGTTCTTCTACTTTTCTTTTATTCAGTCAGAG GTGACTACTGTGAGGTGAATCTTTGCCACAATGGAGGGACATGTGTGACAGGGGTAGGAGACGATCCCTTCATCTGCATCTGTGCAGATGGCTTCGGTGGAGACACCTGTAACCTGACAGAGACAG GGCCGTGCAGTCCAAACCCCTGCAAGAACGATGGGTCGTGCGAGGTCATTGCTCCGACCAGACGAGGCGATGTTTTCAGTGAATACCTCTGCAGGTGTCAGTCGGGATTTGAGGGAGTGCACTGCCAGATCA ACGTGAACGACTGTGCCAACCAGCCCTGTAAGAATGGAGGCACCTGTCGAGATCTCGATGGAGACTACACCTGCCACTGCCCCTCCCCGTATGTTGGAAAGCAGTGCCAGCTGC GTTGTATTTCCCTGCTGGGGATGGAAGGAGGAGCAATCATAGAGTCCCAGATCTCTTCCTCCTCTGTGCACTACGGTGTTCTGGGTCTTCAGCGCTGGGGCCCCGAGTTGGCCCGTCTCAACAACCAGGGGATCGTCAATGCCTGGACGTCAGCCTCCCATGACAGGAACCCTTGGATTGAA ATTAACATGCAGAAGAAGATTCGTCTGACAGGCATCATCACTCAGGGCGCCAGTCGCATGGGTGCAGCTGAGTTCATCAAGGCCTTCAAAGTGGCGAGCAGCTTGGACGGATTCAGTTACATCACCTACAAAGGAGACAGCCTACGAAGGGATCAG GTTTTTGTGGGGAACTCTGATAACGACGGCACCAAGACCAACATGTTCGACCCGCCCATCGTGGCCCAGTACATCCGGATCGTCCCTGTGGTCTGCCGCCGGGCCTGCACGCTGCGCATGGAGCTGGTGGGCTGTGAACTGAATG TCCGTTCCAACACGGCAGGTTGCTCCGAACCTCTGGGGATGAAATCTCGCCTCATCTCTGATGAGCATCTTACAGCCTCCAGCACTTTCCGCACGTGGGGTATCGACACCTTCACCTGGCACCCTCAGTTCGCTCGGCTGGACAAGGCGGGGAAGACAAATGCCTGGTCTCCTGCACAAAACAACCGTTCAGAGTGGATCCAG GTTGATCTAGGGAAGACGAAACGACTCACGGGCATCATCACTCAGGGGGCGAAGGACTTTGGTGTGGTGCAGTTTGTGTCAGAGTTTAAAGTTGCATACAGCGACAACGGAGAGGTGTGGAGTATGGTGAAGGATGAGAACAGCGGTGAAGATAAG CTTTTCCAAGGAAACACTGATAACAACACTCATAAGAAGAACATATTTGAGGCTCCTTTCTACGCCCGGTTTGTCAGAGTCGTCCCCTGGGAGTGGCACGAACGCATCACTCTACGCATGGAGCTGCTGGGCTGCGATGACTAG
- the LOC107381736 gene encoding uncharacterized protein isoform X3, whose amino-acid sequence MLLPGCQNRRGRDKGRAFYRIPQDPERRQRWIIAMKRVSPQAKTKLWDPASKCFRLCSDHFISGKKSDHPLSPDYIPSIFKHVSSPEKKRRRRQLDLFIRRQKSRRQRREQAKSASATISHSSQLLIQQDSCEDGILQPPAADHAEEAPVKELTQNEGHVTIRKGLSFPPVETCTSCCPPGLYHCPFCSPAFFKPTTRSKVMFHLESHFRRAHIVGEFTIHRCGLECLKKPHYHCLYCLMPIRSQPNFSRHFSVCQERQKLMVEEQPVALTTGGESMDSLCKMESDDNEIEEKHRVESCTQAASQSAASVRTHSQPSPSKRDKMIQTNIEKPQDCDEFYFMGLVKLFKKLSPNKKAEVRMKMERILFEAEFI is encoded by the exons atgcttttaccgg gatgccagaacagacgcggacgagataagggaagagccttctacaggattccccaagatccggaacgccgccaACGTTGGATCATCGCCATGAAACGTGTTAGCCCCCAGGCTAAAACGAAGCTGTGGGATCCAGCTAGTAAATGTttccgcttatgcagcgaccacttcatatcag ggaAAAAGAGTGATCACCCTCTCTCTCCTGACTACATCCCATCCATCTTCAAACATGTGTCATCCCCAGagaaaaagagaagaagaaggcagTTAGATTTGTTCATCAGGAGACAGAAGAGCAGACGCCAAAGAAGAGAACAAGCAAAGTCAGCATCTgctacaatcagtcattcatctcaACTTCTAATTCAGCAGGACTCATGTGAAGATGGCATCCTACAGCCTCCTGCAGCTGATCATGCAGAGGAAGCCCCTGTAAAGGAATTGACTCAGAATGAA GGCCATGTTACCATCCGGAAGGGTCTGTCTTTTCCTCCAGTGGAGACATGCACCAGCTGCTGCCCACCAGGCCTCTACCACTGTCCTTTTTGTTCACCAGCCTTTTTCAAGCCGACAACACGCTCCAAGGTCATGTTCCACTTGGAGAGCCATTTCAGGAGAGCCCATATTGTTGGAG AGTTCACAATCCATAGATGTGGACTGGAGTGTTTGAAGAAGCCGCATTACCACTGTCTTTACTGCCTAATGCCAATAAGAAGCCAGCCAAATTTCAGCAGGCACTTTTCCGTCTGCCAGGAAAGGCAGAAGTTGATGGTTGAGGAACAACCGGTGGCATTGACGACAGGAGGTGAAAGCATGGATTCATTGTGTAAAATG GAAAGCGACGATAACGAGATTGAGGAAAAACACCGAGTAGAAAGCTGCACCCAGGCTGCGTCACAATCCGCGGCAAGTGTGAGGACACACTCGCAGCCTTCTCCGTCCAAACGTGACAAAATGATTCAAACCAACATCGAAAAGCCTCAAGACTGTGACGAGTTTTACTTCATGGGCTTGGTGAAGCTGTTTAAAAAGCTGTCTCCTAACAAAAAGGCTGAGGTGAGGATGAAAATGGAGAGGATCCTGTTTGAAGCTGAGTTTATATAA
- the mfge8a gene encoding lactadherin isoform X2, whose translation MNRPGNRTSEVLGALVLLLFFYSVRGDYCEVNLCHNGGTCVTGVGDDPFICICADGFGGDTCNLTETGPCSPNPCKNDGSCEVIAPTRRGDVFSEYLCRCQSGFEGVHCQINVNDCANQPCKNGGTCRDLDGDYTCHCPSPYVGKQCQLRCISLLGMEGGAIIESQISSSSVHYGVLGLQRWGPELARLNNQGIVNAWTSASHDRNPWIEINMQKKIRLTGIITQGASRMGAAEFIKAFKVASSLDGFSYITYKGDSLRRDQVFVGNSDNDGTKTNMFDPPIVAQYIRIVPVVCRRACTLRMELVGCELNGCSEPLGMKSRLISDEHLTASSTFRTWGIDTFTWHPQFARLDKAGKTNAWSPAQNNRSEWIQVDLGKTKRLTGIITQGAKDFGVVQFVSEFKVAYSDNGEVWSMVKDENSGEDKLFQGNTDNNTHKKNIFEAPFYARFVRVVPWEWHERITLRMELLGCDD comes from the exons ATGAACCGACCTGGGAACAGAACCTCTGAGGTTCTGGGAGCTTTAGTTCTTCTACTTTTCTTTTATTCAGTCAGAG GTGACTACTGTGAGGTGAATCTTTGCCACAATGGAGGGACATGTGTGACAGGGGTAGGAGACGATCCCTTCATCTGCATCTGTGCAGATGGCTTCGGTGGAGACACCTGTAACCTGACAGAGACAG GGCCGTGCAGTCCAAACCCCTGCAAGAACGATGGGTCGTGCGAGGTCATTGCTCCGACCAGACGAGGCGATGTTTTCAGTGAATACCTCTGCAGGTGTCAGTCGGGATTTGAGGGAGTGCACTGCCAGATCA ACGTGAACGACTGTGCCAACCAGCCCTGTAAGAATGGAGGCACCTGTCGAGATCTCGATGGAGACTACACCTGCCACTGCCCCTCCCCGTATGTTGGAAAGCAGTGCCAGCTGC GTTGTATTTCCCTGCTGGGGATGGAAGGAGGAGCAATCATAGAGTCCCAGATCTCTTCCTCCTCTGTGCACTACGGTGTTCTGGGTCTTCAGCGCTGGGGCCCCGAGTTGGCCCGTCTCAACAACCAGGGGATCGTCAATGCCTGGACGTCAGCCTCCCATGACAGGAACCCTTGGATTGAA ATTAACATGCAGAAGAAGATTCGTCTGACAGGCATCATCACTCAGGGCGCCAGTCGCATGGGTGCAGCTGAGTTCATCAAGGCCTTCAAAGTGGCGAGCAGCTTGGACGGATTCAGTTACATCACCTACAAAGGAGACAGCCTACGAAGGGATCAG GTTTTTGTGGGGAACTCTGATAACGACGGCACCAAGACCAACATGTTCGACCCGCCCATCGTGGCCCAGTACATCCGGATCGTCCCTGTGGTCTGCCGCCGGGCCTGCACGCTGCGCATGGAGCTGGTGGGCTGTGAACTGAATG GTTGCTCCGAACCTCTGGGGATGAAATCTCGCCTCATCTCTGATGAGCATCTTACAGCCTCCAGCACTTTCCGCACGTGGGGTATCGACACCTTCACCTGGCACCCTCAGTTCGCTCGGCTGGACAAGGCGGGGAAGACAAATGCCTGGTCTCCTGCACAAAACAACCGTTCAGAGTGGATCCAG GTTGATCTAGGGAAGACGAAACGACTCACGGGCATCATCACTCAGGGGGCGAAGGACTTTGGTGTGGTGCAGTTTGTGTCAGAGTTTAAAGTTGCATACAGCGACAACGGAGAGGTGTGGAGTATGGTGAAGGATGAGAACAGCGGTGAAGATAAG CTTTTCCAAGGAAACACTGATAACAACACTCATAAGAAGAACATATTTGAGGCTCCTTTCTACGCCCGGTTTGTCAGAGTCGTCCCCTGGGAGTGGCACGAACGCATCACTCTACGCATGGAGCTGCTGGGCTGCGATGACTAG
- the LOC107381736 gene encoding uncharacterized protein isoform X1, with translation MQQFNRFKTNGAILAGSRLQLGYLFLPEKNQTGNMVDSCCAPGCQNRRGRDKGRAFYRIPQDPERRQRWIIAMKRVSPQAKTKLWDPASKCFRLCSDHFISGKKSDHPLSPDYIPSIFKHVSSPEKKRRRRQLDLFIRRQKSRRQRREQAKSASATISHSSQLLIQQDSCEDGILQPPAADHAEEAPVKELTQNEGHVTIRKGLSFPPVETCTSCCPPGLYHCPFCSPAFFKPTTRSKVMFHLESHFRRAHIVGEFTIHRCGLECLKKPHYHCLYCLMPIRSQPNFSRHFSVCQERQKLMVEEQPVALTTGGESMDSLCKMESDDNEIEEKHRVESCTQAASQSAASVRTHSQPSPSKRDKMIQTNIEKPQDCDEFYFMGLVKLFKKLSPNKKAEVRMKMERILFEAEFI, from the exons atgcaacagttcaatcgGTTCAAAacgaacggcgccatcttggcaggcagtagaCTGCAGCTAGGCTATTTGTTTTTGCCAGAAaagaatcaaacgggaaatatggtagattcctgttgtgccccaggatgccagaacagacgcggacgagataagggaagagccttctacaggattccccaagatccggaacgccgccaACGTTGGATCATCGCCATGAAACGTGTTAGCCCCCAGGCTAAAACGAAGCTGTGGGATCCAGCTAGTAAATGTttccgcttatgcagcgaccacttcatatcag ggaAAAAGAGTGATCACCCTCTCTCTCCTGACTACATCCCATCCATCTTCAAACATGTGTCATCCCCAGagaaaaagagaagaagaaggcagTTAGATTTGTTCATCAGGAGACAGAAGAGCAGACGCCAAAGAAGAGAACAAGCAAAGTCAGCATCTgctacaatcagtcattcatctcaACTTCTAATTCAGCAGGACTCATGTGAAGATGGCATCCTACAGCCTCCTGCAGCTGATCATGCAGAGGAAGCCCCTGTAAAGGAATTGACTCAGAATGAA GGCCATGTTACCATCCGGAAGGGTCTGTCTTTTCCTCCAGTGGAGACATGCACCAGCTGCTGCCCACCAGGCCTCTACCACTGTCCTTTTTGTTCACCAGCCTTTTTCAAGCCGACAACACGCTCCAAGGTCATGTTCCACTTGGAGAGCCATTTCAGGAGAGCCCATATTGTTGGAG AGTTCACAATCCATAGATGTGGACTGGAGTGTTTGAAGAAGCCGCATTACCACTGTCTTTACTGCCTAATGCCAATAAGAAGCCAGCCAAATTTCAGCAGGCACTTTTCCGTCTGCCAGGAAAGGCAGAAGTTGATGGTTGAGGAACAACCGGTGGCATTGACGACAGGAGGTGAAAGCATGGATTCATTGTGTAAAATG GAAAGCGACGATAACGAGATTGAGGAAAAACACCGAGTAGAAAGCTGCACCCAGGCTGCGTCACAATCCGCGGCAAGTGTGAGGACACACTCGCAGCCTTCTCCGTCCAAACGTGACAAAATGATTCAAACCAACATCGAAAAGCCTCAAGACTGTGACGAGTTTTACTTCATGGGCTTGGTGAAGCTGTTTAAAAAGCTGTCTCCTAACAAAAAGGCTGAGGTGAGGATGAAAATGGAGAGGATCCTGTTTGAAGCTGAGTTTATATAA